Proteins from one Pseudomonas sp. KBS0710 genomic window:
- a CDS encoding type II toxin-antitoxin system HicA family toxin, giving the protein MDSRYLIGHIVAHGWYLVRTRGSHHHFKHPTKPGLVTIPHPKKDLLDKTAKSILKQALLS; this is encoded by the coding sequence GTGGATAGCCGATATTTGATAGGTCACATTGTTGCGCACGGCTGGTACCTGGTGCGTACCCGAGGCAGTCACCACCACTTCAAACACCCGACCAAACCGGGGTTGGTGACGATTCCTCATCCAAAGAAGGACCTGTTGGACAAGACCGCCAAGAGCATTTTGAAACAGGCGCTGCTGAGCTGA
- a CDS encoding MFS transporter, protein MTNTIAVPARETSNRRRSLIAGCGAHAVHDGLTDVIYVLLPIWQAQFALSYAQIGLLRGAYSGMMAVFQLMASRAARRWGRLPMLVGGTALAGVAYLLVGQATGLIMLLLALLAGGLGASTQHPLASSMITDAYENGGGVKQALSQYNFSGDIGKTLIPGLVGLLLTVISWRASATLLGLLGLAAAGLLWWLVPAQVAESASTKTAKPTGGTGSVTGLRALILTGTLDSAVRMGFLTFLPFLLQAKGAGTAGIGLALTLLFIGGAFGKLLCGYLGARIGMMKTVWLTETSTALLIVAAVYLPLNGLMVMLPLLGLMLNGTSSVLYGAVPDLAATGKREQAFAVFYTGTIGGGALAPVVFGGVGDALGVPVAVMVLAGMLLVTLPLAWVVQRGCEPQTVE, encoded by the coding sequence ATGACCAACACAATCGCTGTGCCTGCGCGAGAAACCTCTAACCGCCGCCGTTCGCTGATCGCCGGCTGCGGCGCCCATGCCGTACACGATGGCCTTACGGATGTGATCTATGTGCTGCTGCCGATTTGGCAGGCACAGTTCGCTCTTTCCTACGCGCAGATTGGACTGTTGCGCGGCGCCTATTCCGGGATGATGGCCGTGTTTCAGCTGATGGCCAGCCGCGCCGCCCGACGATGGGGGCGCCTGCCGATGCTGGTGGGCGGCACGGCGCTTGCTGGCGTCGCTTATTTGCTGGTGGGGCAGGCCACTGGGCTGATCATGCTGCTATTGGCGTTGCTGGCAGGCGGTTTGGGCGCCAGCACCCAACACCCATTAGCCTCTTCGATGATTACTGATGCTTACGAGAACGGCGGCGGGGTCAAGCAAGCCCTGTCTCAATACAATTTTTCCGGCGATATCGGCAAAACCCTGATCCCGGGTTTGGTCGGCTTGCTGCTCACCGTAATAAGTTGGCGCGCCAGTGCCACACTGTTGGGGTTGCTCGGCCTGGCTGCGGCGGGGTTGTTGTGGTGGCTGGTGCCTGCGCAAGTAGCCGAATCCGCGTCTACAAAAACGGCCAAGCCGACTGGCGGAACGGGCTCTGTCACCGGCCTGCGCGCGTTGATCCTCACCGGTACGCTCGACAGCGCCGTGCGCATGGGCTTTCTTACTTTCCTGCCGTTTCTGTTGCAAGCCAAAGGCGCGGGAACTGCCGGTATCGGCCTGGCGTTGACGCTGCTGTTTATCGGTGGCGCCTTCGGCAAATTGCTCTGCGGCTACCTGGGTGCCCGCATCGGCATGATGAAAACCGTATGGCTGACGGAAACCAGCACGGCGCTGCTGATCGTTGCCGCCGTGTACCTGCCGCTGAATGGCCTGATGGTGATGCTGCCGCTGCTGGGCCTGATGCTCAATGGCACTTCTTCAGTGCTGTACGGCGCCGTGCCGGACCTGGCGGCGACGGGAAAGCGCGAGCAAGCATTTGCGGTGTTCTACACCGGCACAATCGGCGGCGGCGCGCTGGCACCCGTGGTGTTCGGTGGGGTGGGCGACGCGCTGGGTGTACCGGTAGCGGTGATGGTACTGGCGGGCATGTTATTGGTGACGTTGCCGCTGGCGTGGGTGGTGCAGCGGGGTTGCGAGCCTCAAACAGTCGAATAA
- a CDS encoding addiction module antidote protein, with the protein MTQTLTTFDMAELLDSDEAISEYLSQVLADGDNEEFLRAVGYVAKARGMTKIATDAGVGRESLYKAFAPGAKPRFETVLKVLHSLGIDLLARPGHTSNYSTV; encoded by the coding sequence ATGACTCAAACACTGACGACATTTGATATGGCCGAGCTGCTCGACAGTGACGAGGCCATCAGCGAATACCTTTCTCAGGTGCTGGCTGACGGTGACAACGAAGAGTTCCTTCGCGCCGTAGGCTACGTCGCCAAAGCCCGTGGCATGACAAAGATCGCCACGGATGCGGGCGTAGGGCGCGAGAGCTTGTACAAGGCATTTGCCCCGGGCGCAAAACCACGTTTTGAAACGGTTCTGAAGGTGCTTCACTCACTGGGCATTGATCTGTTGGCTCGGCCTGGGCATACCAGCAATTATTCGACTGTTTGA
- a CDS encoding type II toxin-antitoxin system RelE/ParE family toxin has product MRYSIQQTQAFTQWCSAIRDLRAKITIARRIERASVGNLGDFKVLGGGVSEMRIDVGAGYRVYFTLRGREVVILLAGGDKSSQEADIRRAKKLAKEV; this is encoded by the coding sequence GTGCGTTATTCGATCCAGCAAACCCAAGCCTTCACTCAATGGTGCTCGGCAATTCGCGATCTGCGAGCAAAAATCACCATTGCTCGACGTATCGAGCGCGCCAGTGTGGGCAATCTGGGGGATTTCAAGGTGCTGGGCGGCGGCGTTTCAGAGATGCGGATAGACGTAGGTGCAGGTTATCGCGTTTATTTCACCCTGCGCGGCAGGGAGGTCGTCATCTTGCTGGCAGGTGGCGACAAGTCCTCACAAGAGGCCGATATCCGGCGAGCAAAAAAATTAGCAAAGGAGGTTTGA
- a CDS encoding LysR family transcriptional regulator — MLDLRKLRYFLTVAEELHFGRAALRLHLAQPPLTRQISALETELGFKLFDRTSRTVSLTAQGRSFLPYARGVLEQVELAQVIAGKLAAGTAGQLTLGYVSSIALSDLFSQAIQAFAQGFPDVQLTLVECASGSLGAQVADGRLDIGLSRLLPQSPAVQALSLGEERLWAAVSSESPLAGQAQVSLAQLSAYPLILFPPDYGSGLNQSIEQLYRHHGVPMRAGPTGRQITSIIALVAAGQGVALVPECTRSLMNKGVTYKPMVEVDACAQLLVLTPAASKNLLADAFLAVLAQALHTE, encoded by the coding sequence ATGCTCGACCTACGCAAGCTGCGTTACTTTCTGACGGTCGCCGAAGAATTGCACTTCGGCCGCGCAGCCCTTCGCCTGCACCTGGCTCAGCCGCCGCTGACCCGGCAGATCTCGGCGCTGGAAACCGAGTTGGGCTTCAAGTTGTTTGATCGCACCAGCCGCACGGTTTCCCTCACCGCCCAGGGCCGTTCGTTCTTGCCCTATGCGCGTGGCGTGTTGGAACAGGTGGAACTGGCACAGGTAATCGCCGGTAAATTGGCCGCCGGGACCGCTGGGCAACTGACCCTGGGTTACGTCAGTTCGATCGCGCTGTCGGACCTGTTCAGCCAGGCGATCCAGGCCTTCGCCCAGGGTTTTCCCGATGTGCAGTTGACCTTGGTGGAATGCGCTTCCGGCAGCTTGGGCGCACAGGTGGCAGATGGGCGCCTGGATATCGGCCTGAGTCGTCTGCTGCCGCAAAGCCCGGCCGTGCAAGCGCTGTCGCTGGGTGAGGAGCGCTTGTGGGCGGCGGTTTCCAGTGAAAGCCCGTTAGCCGGCCAGGCACAGGTGAGCCTGGCGCAGCTCAGTGCTTACCCGCTGATTCTGTTTCCGCCCGATTATGGGTCGGGGTTGAATCAGTCGATCGAGCAGTTGTATCGCCACCACGGCGTGCCCATGCGGGCCGGGCCGACCGGGCGGCAGATCACCTCGATCATTGCGTTGGTGGCCGCCGGACAGGGCGTGGCGTTGGTGCCCGAATGTACCCGCAGCTTGATGAACAAGGGTGTCACCTATAAACCCATGGTCGAGGTGGATGCCTGTGCGCAGCTGTTGGTGCTGACACCTGCAGCCAGCAAAAACCTGTTGGCTGACGCATTTCTCGCCGTTCTGGCCCAGGCTTTACACACCGAGTAA
- a CDS encoding N-acetyltransferase, with protein sequence MHANATCDLPTLYCKTEEHFFAAVCSTHRRYGGGINAYFTDEYFSPFNLLFIRVGSTLLDNALAAPLELVRRTTQAIRVVIHEEKLEALGEVFSAHGFNPAEKTTAMVGDLAGLAPWPGESGVQIQLTRNMHDWSEPFGSAFRRVPEEVARYQARHQRALDAGQALYHFTLSDEGQVRSSLVLSLCDGEARLSDIGTTMEFRGRGYASRLIHAALLHASSLGALRCFLEATQNALALYRHLGFEPLYECQAFTRGAIADA encoded by the coding sequence ATGCACGCTAACGCTACCTGCGACTTGCCCACGCTCTACTGTAAAACCGAAGAACATTTTTTTGCCGCGGTGTGCTCAACCCATCGCCGCTACGGCGGCGGCATCAACGCTTATTTCACCGATGAGTATTTCAGCCCGTTCAATTTGTTGTTTATCCGGGTCGGCAGCACCTTGCTGGACAACGCTTTGGCCGCACCGCTGGAGCTGGTCCGGCGTACCACGCAGGCAATACGTGTGGTGATCCATGAGGAAAAGCTCGAAGCGCTGGGCGAGGTGTTTTCGGCACACGGCTTTAACCCCGCCGAAAAGACCACCGCGATGGTGGGTGACCTGGCGGGCCTGGCTCCATGGCCAGGCGAGAGCGGTGTACAGATCCAGCTGACGCGGAACATGCACGATTGGTCTGAGCCCTTTGGCAGTGCGTTCAGGAGAGTGCCCGAGGAGGTTGCGCGTTATCAGGCCCGCCACCAGCGGGCCCTGGACGCGGGGCAGGCGCTTTACCACTTCACCTTGTCCGATGAGGGGCAGGTAAGGTCTTCGCTGGTGCTGTCCCTGTGTGATGGCGAGGCTCGGCTTAGCGATATTGGCACAACCATGGAGTTTCGTGGCAGAGGGTACGCCTCTCGATTGATCCATGCCGCTCTGCTTCACGCGTCGAGCCTCGGGGCACTGCGATGCTTTCTGGAAGCCACGCAGAATGCCTTGGCGCTGTACCGGCATCTAGGTTTCGAGCCTTTGTACGAGTGCCAGGCCTTTACCCGTGGCGCCATTGCAGACGCGTAA
- a CDS encoding methylated-DNA--[protein]-cysteine S-methyltransferase, giving the protein MSYQYKLMPSPVGQLTLVARNGKLNAILWETERANRVRLGELHQADDSPVLLEAERQLREYFNGTRNQFDLELNFDGTDFQKQVWQALLTIPFGETRSYSQIARQIGNPKAVRAVGAANGRNPISIIAPCHRVIGASGGLTGFAGGLEAKQYLLALEDRGQATLAL; this is encoded by the coding sequence ATGTCTTACCAATACAAGCTCATGCCTTCCCCCGTCGGCCAGCTCACCCTGGTGGCGCGCAACGGCAAGCTCAACGCCATCCTGTGGGAAACAGAACGCGCCAATCGCGTGCGTCTGGGCGAGTTGCATCAAGCCGACGACAGCCCGGTGTTATTGGAAGCCGAGCGCCAGCTACGGGAATACTTCAACGGCACCCGCAACCAGTTCGATCTGGAGCTGAATTTCGACGGCACCGATTTCCAAAAGCAAGTCTGGCAGGCATTGCTGACCATCCCCTTCGGCGAAACCCGCAGCTACAGCCAGATTGCCCGGCAGATCGGCAACCCCAAGGCTGTGCGCGCGGTAGGCGCAGCCAATGGCCGCAACCCCATCTCGATCATCGCGCCCTGCCACCGGGTAATTGGTGCTTCGGGCGGGCTGACCGGGTTTGCCGGTGGTCTTGAGGCCAAGCAGTATTTACTGGCGCTTGAAGATCGCGGCCAGGCAACGCTGGCCCTCTGA
- a CDS encoding MFS transporter encodes MKPRLHCARLALFLCGCAAFLNLYATQSILTTFAAQFHISAKAAGWSITVTTLAVAMTAPFVSRLTARFEQRTVIAVAALLLAVPALMTAYAGSFAEVLVWRFLEGMLIPVVFATSVAYIGDRWRGATVTEVTSLYVAGTVLGGFAGRFITGVTTEYVGWREAFELLAVLSLMVGGFIQFLLPDNRPRVAPVKASSSGVFRKPLVAAYAVGFCVLFSQVAAFTYAGLYLGLPPFNLGPAASGTLYMVFLLALIVIPIAGRLSKARPHAELLAVAATLGIGGSALTLAPSLWCIVVGLALSSTGVFLAQAAANAFISATAQGNKAGAVGVYLTCYYLGGSCGAIVPALMWERWGWAGCVALIIGFQLLTLLIALTGWKPLKPELIQAS; translated from the coding sequence ATGAAACCGCGCCTGCATTGTGCCCGTCTTGCCCTGTTCCTGTGTGGCTGCGCGGCGTTTCTTAACCTGTACGCCACCCAGAGCATCCTGACCACCTTCGCCGCGCAGTTTCATATCAGCGCCAAGGCGGCGGGCTGGAGTATCACAGTTACCACCCTGGCCGTGGCGATGACCGCGCCGTTTGTCAGCCGGCTGACCGCGCGTTTCGAGCAGCGCACAGTCATCGCCGTGGCCGCGCTGTTGCTGGCGGTGCCTGCGCTGATGACCGCCTACGCCGGCAGCTTTGCCGAAGTGCTGGTGTGGCGTTTTCTGGAAGGCATGTTGATCCCGGTGGTGTTTGCCACCAGCGTGGCTTACATCGGCGACCGTTGGCGCGGCGCCACGGTGACCGAAGTCACCAGCCTCTATGTGGCGGGCACCGTACTGGGCGGGTTCGCCGGGCGCTTCATCACCGGCGTGACGACCGAATATGTGGGCTGGCGCGAGGCCTTCGAATTGTTGGCGGTATTGAGCTTGATGGTCGGTGGGTTCATTCAGTTTTTGCTGCCCGATAACCGGCCGCGAGTCGCACCGGTCAAGGCTTCTTCGTCAGGCGTTTTTCGTAAGCCATTAGTGGCTGCCTACGCCGTAGGGTTTTGCGTGTTGTTCTCCCAGGTGGCGGCATTTACCTACGCGGGCCTGTACCTTGGCCTACCGCCTTTCAACCTCGGGCCTGCGGCCTCGGGCACGCTGTACATGGTGTTTCTGCTGGCCTTGATCGTGATCCCGATCGCCGGCCGCCTCAGCAAAGCCCGGCCCCACGCCGAGCTGCTGGCTGTTGCCGCGACGCTTGGCATCGGTGGCTCGGCGCTGACCCTCGCGCCGTCGCTATGGTGCATCGTCGTGGGGCTGGCCCTCAGTTCCACTGGCGTCTTTCTCGCCCAGGCCGCCGCCAACGCGTTCATCAGCGCCACCGCGCAGGGCAACAAAGCGGGTGCCGTAGGCGTTTACCTCACGTGTTATTACCTGGGCGGCAGTTGCGGTGCCATCGTCCCCGCACTGATGTGGGAGCGCTGGGGCTGGGCTGGGTGTGTAGCGCTGATCATCGGCTTCCAACTGCTGACGTTGTTGATCGCCCTGACGGGCTGGAAGCCTCTTAAACCTGAGCTGATACAAGCATCATGA
- a CDS encoding type II toxin-antitoxin system HicB family antitoxin, with protein sequence MLYPIAISTGDQENAWGVEVPDIPGCYSAGDDLDDAMAMAREAIEGHFEILAEDGAPIPPAQKVTLHAANPEYAGCTWAVIDIDVTKYLGKAQKLNITLPGYLLNRIDDYVLSHPEEKSRSGFLASAALKVLQQER encoded by the coding sequence ATGCTTTACCCCATCGCAATTTCAACCGGTGACCAGGAAAACGCCTGGGGCGTGGAAGTGCCGGATATCCCTGGCTGCTACTCCGCCGGCGACGACCTGGACGACGCCATGGCCATGGCCCGCGAAGCGATCGAAGGGCACTTCGAAATCCTTGCAGAGGATGGCGCGCCGATTCCCCCTGCGCAAAAAGTCACCCTGCACGCGGCCAACCCCGAATACGCCGGCTGCACCTGGGCCGTGATCGACATCGATGTGACCAAATACCTGGGCAAGGCACAAAAGCTCAACATTACCCTGCCCGGTTACCTGCTCAATCGCATCGATGACTATGTACTCAGCCACCCGGAAGAAAAAAGCCGGTCGGGGTTCCTGGCGTCGGCGGCGCTCAAGGTGCTGCAGCAGGAACGGTAA